TAGTGTGCGTGAATGCTTCAAAGCTTGTGTAGCCATGATAGGCACTGAGCCCTGATGATCCGACACCGCCGAATGGCAGGTGAACATTTCCGACGTGTGAGACCGTATCGTTGATGCAGCCGCCGCCAAACGGCAACTGATCCAGAAAGAATTGCTGTGCACGCTCGGTTTCAGAAAAGAAGTAAGCAGCAAGCGGTTTGGGCAATTTCCGGATTTTCGATAGCAGGGTCGGCAAATCCTGGTAAGTGAGCACCGGCAGGATGGGACCGAATATTTCATCTTCCATCGCGGGACTGTCCCATGAAATATTGTTCAGTATAACCGGTTCGATATAGCGCTGTGATCGGTCCGTTCTGCCGCCGTATGCGATATGATTTGTCTCTCTGTCGATGATATCCGTCAGCCGGTCAAAATGCAGCACATTCACAATGCGCCCATAATCCGGACTGTCAATCGCGTTTTTACCGTAAAAAGTCTTAATCGCATCTTTCATCTTCTCAATCAGCTCATCTTTTACGGATTCATGAACGCAGACATAATCGGGAGCCACACATGTCTGGCCGGTATTCATCAGCTTGCCCCAGATGATGCGTCTGGCTGCGGTATCGAGATTCGCAGTGTGATCGACAATTGCCGGGCTCTTGCCCCGAGTTCAAGCGTCAGCGGTGTCAGCCGCTCTGCAGCCGCCTTCATGACGATTTTGCCGACTTGGACGCTCCCGGTAAAGAAAATATAATCGAATGGCGCGTGGATGAGCGCCGTCACTTCATCCTTTGCTCCTTCGACAACCCGGATATAGTAAGGCGGGAATGCATCTTCAATGACTTTACGGATCGCCTTTGCCACATTCGGTGTTGTTTCAGAAGGTTTTACAATAGCGCAATTGCCGCCGGCGATTGCACCAAGCAGAGGTTCAATGACCAGTTGGAAAGGATAATTGAATGGACCGATTACCAGGACAGATCCGTACGGCTCCCGGATAATAAAGCTCTTTGCCGGCTGCAGATGCAGAGGTGTTTTTGCCTCTTCCGGCTCCATCCACTCTTCCACATGCTTTTCCATGTACCCGATGGAATTGAGCACAAAGCCCACTTCAGTCGCGTATGCTTCAAACTCACCTTTACCCAAATCCCGCATCAGAGCTTCCGTAATCTGTTTTTCGTTCACCTGAATCGACTGCTTCAATTTTCTGAACTGCTGTTTCCTGAATTCTGCCGGTCGGGTGGTACCCGTGTAAAAGAAATCATGCTGTTCCTCAATCATCCGTGCGACTGTTTCATCTGTTACTTGCATTCCGATTCCTCCTTTGCTTCTTTATAATTGTAGCTTGAATCATCTGACATTACAAAATCCGGCTGTTTAAAGTCCAGTCCCTTCCGGGTATAGAGAAATAACCAGCTATTACAAGGAGGAATTCAACATGAATCACACAGAAAACTGGTGGGAAACAATTTTTGCGGGAACACTTGAAGTCGGTCTTAACAAAGAACGCCTTGAGGACATTGATGAAGAATCATTTTTATATTATGACGCAGATAGCCTGATGCAGGAGCAGCAGCTGTAAATGCAGAACCCACTGGCACTGATCTACCTTGTTACATAGAAACGCCTTTTCCGTTACAATTAACCGGAGAAGGCGTTTTAATATGCAGGGCTTTTTCATGTCCTGCATCCATAGTGAATAACCGAAAACAGGTGATCCAATGAAAACCATTAATAGCTTGCTGTTCAGTCTGCTCTTCCTGCTTGCCGGCTGCAATGCAGCAGAACCGGCTGACAGTCTGGGCCGGATGCCAGCAGAACTGCTGTCTGTTATCGATGGCGATACGATCAAAGTGCTTTATGAAGGCCGGGAAGAGACCATCCGGTACTTATTGGTCGATACACCGGAAACCAATCATCCGGAATTGGGCCAGCAGCCGCTTGGACCGGAAGCAACCGGAAAAAACAAGGATATTCTGAAGGCAGCAGAAATTGAAATCGAATTTGACGAAGGCAGGCAGTACGATGACTATGGCCGCCTGCTCGCTTATGTGTATACGGATGGCGTAAGTGTCCAGGAGCAATTACTGGAAGCTGGACTGGCCCGGGTCGGCTATGTATTCCCTCCAAATACCCAGTATATCGAAGAATTCGAACAAGCCGAGGATATCGCGCAGGAAATGGGAATTGGAATTTGGGAAACTGCGGGTTATGTAACGGACCGCGGGTTCAATTCAGAAGTGTTTGAACAGACAGGTTCAGGAACAGACAGCACCTGCAGGATTAAAGGCAACATCAATCGAAAAGGCGAGAAAATCTACCACCTCCCCGGAGCCTTGAATTACGAACAAACGAAACCGGAGGAATGGTTCTGTTCTGTCGAAAAAGCAGAAAGTGCCGGATTCCGGACATCCCCAAATTAAAGAAGTGGAGGAGAAATGATGCAAGCACTAGTACTCAGGTTCGATTATAAATCCTCTGCCTTTATGGAAAATCTGCAAAAGCAGGCGGTCAATGCCGCTGGGATGTCCGGGCCGCCGCTTCCGCCGCATTTGTCGCTTCTGACGTTGCAGCACGCGGATTCCGCAAGCTTAAAACGCGTGGCCGAAGACAAAGCCCTGCATCTGAATAACACGTTCCTCTCATTCAGCTCCATCGGTTTTTTTAAGCAAAATGGAAGATTCTTTCTGTCACCGGCCGCTTCCAAAGCGTTGATGGATGCGCATTTTAAGATCCAATCAACCGCCCGCGGATACCAAGGCCACCTCCATGAGCATGAACCAGAAGAGTGGACGCCCCATGTACCGATCATTACTGGCATCTTACCTCCATTCCAAGGACCGATGTTCGCCCGACTGTCGATGGAATTTGAGCCTTTTAAAGCTAAAGCTGCCGCCATTGAATGTTGGACGTTGACCGGTGATCATATCGAGACGGATTGGAGTCTGTTCCTGGATTGATCGCTGCAGAATGGATAAAGAAACCGGATGTTAATATAAAGTCTTTGTTGACTTTTATCCGAAATAGGTTA
Above is a genomic segment from Planococcus lenghuensis containing:
- a CDS encoding thermonuclease family protein yields the protein MKTINSLLFSLLFLLAGCNAAEPADSLGRMPAELLSVIDGDTIKVLYEGREETIRYLLVDTPETNHPELGQQPLGPEATGKNKDILKAAEIEIEFDEGRQYDDYGRLLAYVYTDGVSVQEQLLEAGLARVGYVFPPNTQYIEEFEQAEDIAQEMGIGIWETAGYVTDRGFNSEVFEQTGSGTDSTCRIKGNINRKGEKIYHLPGALNYEQTKPEEWFCSVEKAESAGFRTSPN
- a CDS encoding 2'-5' RNA ligase family protein → MQALVLRFDYKSSAFMENLQKQAVNAAGMSGPPLPPHLSLLTLQHADSASLKRVAEDKALHLNNTFLSFSSIGFFKQNGRFFLSPAASKALMDAHFKIQSTARGYQGHLHEHEPEEWTPHVPIITGILPPFQGPMFARLSMEFEPFKAKAAAIECWTLTGDHIETDWSLFLD